From the Methanobacterium sp. CWC-01 genome, the window ATCACCCACCAGAAACCGGTGAGGACCTTCTCCAAAATCACCAACCCTGAGTTTGGAATCAGAAAGGGACAACCCGTGGCCTGTAAGGTCACCCTCCGTGACCAGAAGGCCCATGATGCCGTGAAGATGGTGTTGGATGGTGTGGGTAACAAGCTCCGCGCCAGCCAGTTTGACCGGAATGGAAATGTCTCCTTCGGAATTGAAGAACACATTGACATCCCTGGCATGCGTTACGACCCGGATATTGGAATATTCGGAATGAACGTTTCCATAACCTTTGAAAAACCGGGTTACCGGATTAAAAGACGGAAAATTCAACGGAAACAGATCCCCCCTAAACACCAGGTCACCGCCGAGGAGACCCAGGAGTACATGCGGGATAAATTCCAGGTGAAGATTAAATAAGGTGAAAACATGCCAAGGAAATACGGAAAGGCATCCAGAAAATGTAGAAGATGTGGGGATCACTCTGCCCTGGTACGCAGATACGGATTAATGCTCTGCCGCCAGTGCTTCCGGGAACTCGCACCTAAAATAGGATTTAAGAAGTACAATTGAGGTGTACCTATGACTCTTATGGATCCTCTAGCAAACGCCCTTACCAACATGCGTAACAATGAAATGCAGGGAAACAATCGGTGTACCATCCGACCTGCCTCTAAAATGATTGGCCATGTGTTAAGGACCATGCAAAAGGAAGGATACATCGGTGAATTTGAATACGTGGACGACGGCAAGGCCGGACAGTTCATGGTTGAACTAGAAGGAAATATAAACAAGTGTGGGGTTATAAAGCCCCGACATGCCGTTAAAAAAGATGAATTCGAGAAATTCGAAAAAAGGTACCTGCCATCCAAGAACTTCGGTATCATGATCATGACCACCTCCCAGGGTATAATGACCCACAATGAGGCTAAGGAACATGGTATCGGCGGCAGGTTACTGGTATATGTCTATTAGGTGATAATAATGGCTTTAGCAGTGGTTATGAGGGAGGAAATACCCATCCCTGAGGGCATAGAAGTCACCGTGGATGACATGGTGACCGTGAAAGGATCCCAGGGGGAGCTAAAGCGGAAGTTCAAACACCACAACGTAAAGATCAGTCAAGAAGACGGTTTAGTGGTGTTAGAAGTCCGTTTCCCCAAGAAGAAAGATAAAGCCATGCTGGGAACCATCAAAGCCCATATTACAAATATGATCGAAGGCCTGACCCAGGGCTTTACCTACCGGATGAAAATCGTTTACGCTCACTTTCCCATGACCGTCAAACTAACTGGCGGCAAGGTGGTTATTGAAAACTTCCTGGGGGAACGTTACCCCCGTACTGCCAAGGTGGTGGGAAGTGCCCAGGTAAATATACAGGGCGATGAGGTAACCGTCTCTGGAGTAAACAAAGAAGACGTGGGACAGACCATGGCCAACATTGAACAGGCCACTAAAATCAAGGGAAGAGACCCCCGGGTATTCCAGGATGGAATCTACCTGGTGGCTAAGGAGTGATCCTTAATGAACAAACCAAAATTCAGGAGACAGGAATGGTTCCGCTACAAGAAACTGGGAACCAAATGGAGAAAAGCCAGGGGAAAAACCAGCAAAACCCGCCGATACGAAGGCAGAAAACCGGCCATGCCCACGGTAGGATACCGAACCCCTCTAGAAACCCGGGGACTTCATCCTTCCGGATACCAGGACGTACTGGTGTCCAACCTAAAGGAACTGGAAGGACTGGACCCGGAGAAAGAGGCTGCTCGCATCAGTTCTACAGTCGGGGACCGGAAAAGGGAATTAATACTCAGCAAGGCCAAAGAGCTGGGATTGAAAATCCTGAACTAGAACCAGTTGTAAACAGACACCCCGGTAGGGGGCCTCTATTTACAAAAACGGGCCAACTAAGTAAAAACCAAGAAATGAAAAAAAAAGCGGATGCAAGGGACCATAACATTCGATAATAGCATCCCATCCCCCCTGATAATATCAGGGTGGATCTAGAAATTTTAACTCAACCCCCAATGCGAGGTTGAAGGGGAGGTTTCTTTATGAATCTTACAACTCAAAAGAGGCTAGCTGCAGATATCCTAAAAATAGGAGTTAACAGGGTATGGATCGACCCGGACCACTCAGAAGAGGTGTCCCAGGCCATCACCCGTGAAGGAGTTAAGAAACTCATAGCCGACGGCACCATCAAAGCCCGGCCCAAGAAGGGGATCAGCAGTTACCGCTCCAAGAAAATAGCAGAACAGAAAAGCAAAGGAAGAAGGAAAGGCCGAGGAAGCATCAAAGGTGCTAAAGGGGCCAGAAACCCCAAGAAAAAAGCCTGGATGACCACTATCAGGGCGCTGAGAACTGATTTGAAGGATATGAGGGATAACCGGGAGATAAACCGGACCACCTACCGTAAGCTGTACAAGATGGCCAAGGGTGGGGCATTCCGCAGTAAGTCCTACATGAAAACCTACGCCCGGGACCACGACCTACTAAGATAATGGGGGAATACAAGTGGCACACGGATCAAGATATAAAGTAGCATTCAAAAGACGAAGAGAAGGAAAAACTAATTACGGGGCCAGGTTAAAGCTCATCAGCCTAGACCAGTACCGACTGGTGGTTCGAACCAGCAGCCAACATACCCTGGTCCAGATCATCAAGGTAGCTCCGGAAGGAGACCACACCCTGGTGGCCGCCCACTCCCAGGAAATCAAGGGCCTGGGCTGGCTGGGCAGCGGAAAAAACACCTCCGCCGCCTACCTAACCGGATACCTGTGTGGTAAAAAAGCTCTAAAGGAGGGTATAGATGAGGCCGTTCTGGATTTGGGACTTAAGACTTCCCTGAACGGTTCTAAAATATACGCCGCCCTTAAAGGAGCAGTGGATGCCGGGATGAACATACCCCACAATGAGTCCATCCTACCCCCTGAGGAGAGGATAAGGGGAGAACACGTGGCAGCCTACGCCCAATCCCTGGAAAAAGAGGAGATGGAGAAAAGATTCTCCCAGTACCTGAAAAAGGGTTTAGCACCGGAAGAGTTACCGGATCACTTTGAATCCATAAAACAAAAAATAGAAGCCGAGGTAAAATTATGACAAACGGAGGCAACAGAGGTAACCGTGGTGGAGGCAGTGGTAACCGTGGCGGAAGCGGACAAAACCGTGGAGGTCGCGGAGGCCGTGGAGGTCGCGGTGGCCGTAAACAAACTTATGAAAAACCAGAATGGGAACCCAAAACCAACCTGGGCCGCAAGGTAAAGGAAGGCAGCATCACATCCATTGATGAGATCTTCGACCGCGGACTACCCATCATGGAACTGGAAATCATAAACCACCTCCTGCCCGACCTGGAAGAAGAGGTCATGGATGTTAACCTGGTGCAGCGTATGCACAAATCAGGAAGAAAGGTTAACTTCCGAGTAATCGTGGCGGTGGGAAACAAGAACGGTTACGTGGGATTAGGACAGGGAAAAGCCAAAGAAGTAGGCCCTGCCATCAGAAAAGCAGTGGATAACGCTAAATTTAACATCATCAAAGTCCGAAGGGGCTGCGGTGACTGGGGATGCGTCTGCGGAAGGGAACACACCGTGCCCTTCAAGGTGGAAGGTAAAGCCG encodes:
- a CDS encoding 50S ribosomal protein L5 — its product is MNPMQEVKIAKATINIGVGEAGEQLVRAEKLLETITHQKPVRTFSKITNPEFGIRKGQPVACKVTLRDQKAHDAVKMVLDGVGNKLRASQFDRNGNVSFGIEEHIDIPGMRYDPDIGIFGMNVSITFEKPGYRIKRRKIQRKQIPPKHQVTAEETQEYMRDKFQVKIK
- a CDS encoding 30S ribosomal protein S14, translated to MPRKYGKASRKCRRCGDHSALVRRYGLMLCRQCFRELAPKIGFKKYN
- a CDS encoding 30S ribosomal protein S8; translation: MTLMDPLANALTNMRNNEMQGNNRCTIRPASKMIGHVLRTMQKEGYIGEFEYVDDGKAGQFMVELEGNINKCGVIKPRHAVKKDEFEKFEKRYLPSKNFGIMIMTTSQGIMTHNEAKEHGIGGRLLVYVY
- a CDS encoding 50S ribosomal protein L6 — its product is MALAVVMREEIPIPEGIEVTVDDMVTVKGSQGELKRKFKHHNVKISQEDGLVVLEVRFPKKKDKAMLGTIKAHITNMIEGLTQGFTYRMKIVYAHFPMTVKLTGGKVVIENFLGERYPRTAKVVGSAQVNIQGDEVTVSGVNKEDVGQTMANIEQATKIKGRDPRVFQDGIYLVAKE
- a CDS encoding 50S ribosomal protein L32e produces the protein MNKPKFRRQEWFRYKKLGTKWRKARGKTSKTRRYEGRKPAMPTVGYRTPLETRGLHPSGYQDVLVSNLKELEGLDPEKEAARISSTVGDRKRELILSKAKELGLKILN
- a CDS encoding 50S ribosomal protein L19e; the protein is MNLTTQKRLAADILKIGVNRVWIDPDHSEEVSQAITREGVKKLIADGTIKARPKKGISSYRSKKIAEQKSKGRRKGRGSIKGAKGARNPKKKAWMTTIRALRTDLKDMRDNREINRTTYRKLYKMAKGGAFRSKSYMKTYARDHDLLR
- a CDS encoding 50S ribosomal protein L18, which encodes MAHGSRYKVAFKRRREGKTNYGARLKLISLDQYRLVVRTSSQHTLVQIIKVAPEGDHTLVAAHSQEIKGLGWLGSGKNTSAAYLTGYLCGKKALKEGIDEAVLDLGLKTSLNGSKIYAALKGAVDAGMNIPHNESILPPEERIRGEHVAAYAQSLEKEEMEKRFSQYLKKGLAPEELPDHFESIKQKIEAEVKL
- the rpsE gene encoding 30S ribosomal protein S5, producing MTNGGNRGNRGGGSGNRGGSGQNRGGRGGRGGRGGRKQTYEKPEWEPKTNLGRKVKEGSITSIDEIFDRGLPIMELEIINHLLPDLEEEVMDVNLVQRMHKSGRKVNFRVIVAVGNKNGYVGLGQGKAKEVGPAIRKAVDNAKFNIIKVRRGCGDWGCVCGREHTVPFKVEGKAGSVRVTLIPAPGGVGLAIGDVGKTILGLAGIDDVWSQTSGQTQTTINFANAVFTALKELSKVKAASKDLKNLGVCV